Proteins encoded together in one Impatiens glandulifera chromosome 1, dImpGla2.1, whole genome shotgun sequence window:
- the LOC124921620 gene encoding nicotinamidase 2-like: MASSSSYEKYDIRKRNPNPKSCVLLVIDMQNYFSTIAKPILPSITTTIDLCRRASIPIIFTRHCHKSPADYGMLGEWWNNDLVFDGTPEAELMPELRRLPSEEVVEKNTYSAFRATDLEDRLKEIGVEEVIVTGVMTNLCCETTAREAFVRGFRVFFSTDATATSSLELHEATLMNIAYGFAYLVDCKKLKNALSSVANS; encoded by the coding sequence ATGGCTTCCTCATCCTCTTACGAGAAATACGATATCAGGAAACGCAATCCAAACCCTAAATCTTGCGTCCTTTTAGTAATCGACATGCAAAACTACTTTTCCACCATAGCCAAACCAATCCTCCCTTCAATCACCACCACAATCGACCTCTGCCGTCGCGCATCCATTCCAATAATCTTCACGCGTCACTGCCACAAATCCCCCGCGGATTACGGCATGCTCGGCGAGTGGTGGAACAATGATCTCGTCTTTGACGGCACGCCCGAGGCGGAGTTGATGCCGGAGTTACGGCGGTTACCGTCTGAAGAGGTGGTGGAGAAGAATACCTACAGCGCTTTCAGAGCTACAGACCTAGAGGATCGATTGAAGGAGATTGGCGTCGAAGAGGTAATCGTGACTGGTGTTATGACGAATCTGTGCTGCGAGACGACGGCGAGAGAGGCTTTCGTTAGGGGATTTAGGGTTTTTTTCTCTACAGATGCGACTGCAACTTCTTCGCTGGAATTACATGAGGCGACGTTGATGAATATTGCTTACGGATTCGCTTACTTAGTCGATTGTAAGAAACTGAAGAATGCGTTATCATCCGTTGCAAATTCATGA
- the LOC124921617 gene encoding serine carboxypeptidase-like 34: MGTVSKTPSRMCLFVLINLALMAAAAAAAGRVDPEVLARQEADRVVKLPGQPRVEFRQYSGYVNVNESHGRALFYWFFEAFNEPENKPLLLWLNGGPGCSSIGYGAAEELGPFFPMKNTRDLKFNKHTWNKAANLLFIDSPVGVGFSYTNTSSDIAQLGDKNTALDSYKFLLGWFKRFPQFKSHEFYLSGESYAGHYVPQLAEMIYDNNKKASEKEHINLKGFIIGNALMDDGTDQRGMVDYAWDHAVISDQVYHEINKKCVFNFSELNPPLACNKALNKYFEVYNLIDMYSLYAPTCPKPRKHQRTPIKGAAPKLFSKFEKWHMKPSGYDPCTTAYTEAYMNRPEVQRALHANVTNIPYRWTHCSDAINNWKDAPFSILPIIKKLISGGLRIWVYSGDTDGRIPVTSTRLTLNKLGLKTKKEWSPWYTNIQQVGGWTIEYEGLTFVTVRGAGHEVPTFKAKEALQLIRHFLLNKKLPSTPFD, from the exons ATGGGTACTGTCTCCAAAACTCCCTCAAGAATGTGTCTTTTTGTTCTAATCAACTTGGCGTTgatggcggcggcggcggcggcagcagGGCGAGTCGATCCAGAGGTGCTGGCCCGACAAGAGGCTGACCGGGTTGTGAAACTACCCGGACAGCCTCGTGTTGAATTCAGGCAATATTCTGGCTATGTTAATGTTAATGAAAGCCATGGAAGAGCTCTGTTTTATTGGTTCTTTGAGGCCTTCAATGAACCTGAAAACAAACCTCTTCTTCTATGGCTTAATGGAG GTCCTGGATGTTCATCAATTGGGTATGGAGCAGCAGAAGAGTTGGGTCCTTTCTTCCCCATGAAGAACACAAGAGATCTCAAATTCAATAAACACACATGGAACAaag cTGCCAATCTTCTTTTTATCGATTCCCCGGTTGGTGTCGGGTTTTCCTACACAAACACCAGCAGCGATATCGCCCAACTTGGCGATAAAAATACGG CCTTGGATTCGTATAAATTTCTTTTGGGATGGTTCAAAAGGTTCCCTCAATTCAAATCCCATGAATTCTACCTTTCTGGAGAAAGCTATGCAG GGCATTATGTTCCTCAACTTGCTGAGATGATCTACGACAATAACAAGAAAGCTTCAGAGAAGGAACATATTAACCTTAAAGGATTCATA ATTGGAAACGCATTGATGGACGATGGAACCGATCAGAGGGGAATGGTGGATTACGCGTGGGATCATGCAGTCATATCGGATCAAGTCTACCACGAGATAAACAAAAAATGCGTCTTCAATTTCAGTGAGCTGAATCCGCCTCTGGCTTGCAACAAAGCTCTCAATAAGTACTTCGAAGTCTACAATCTCATTGACATGTACAGCCTTTACGCACCCACATGTCCCAAACCAAGAAAGCACCAGCGAACCCCCATCAAAGGGGCCGCACCTAAACTCTTCTCCAAGTTT GAGAAATGGCACATGAAACCATCTGGGTACGATCCATGCACCACTGCTTACACAGAGGCATATATGAACCGACCTGAAGTTCAGCGAGCGCTACATGCCAACGTCACCAACATCCCTTATCGTTGGACTCATTGCAG TGATGCTATCAATAACTGGAAAGATGCCCCCTTTTCCATCCTACCAATCATCAAGAAACTAATTTCAGGCGGCTTAAGGATATGGGTTTACAG TGGGGACACCGATGGAAGAATCCCAGTAACCTCGACAAGATTAACCCTAAACAAGCTTGGTttaaaaacaaagaaagaatGGTCTCCTTGGTACACTAATATACAACAG GTTGGTGGGTGGACAATTGAGTATGAAGGGCTTACATTTGTAACAGTAAGGGGAGCAGGGCATgaagtaccaacatttaaagCTAAGGAGGCTCTTCAGCTAATCAGACATTTCTTACTGAATAAGAAGTTGCCATCGACTCCATTTGATTGA
- the LOC124921371 gene encoding protein BIG GRAIN 1-like E has product MNMKPFHRRNDVGGAGENLDVFDLSSSSLMRRGWISGGPRMSLDMPNMRNSILLRENKQSLMASSVINNNNNNNKEKKHKQPSSPGGRLASFLNSLFSQSSSSKKKKSMKSAATQQSNKDDDESPGGGRRKRRSSISHFRGSATTPIKTMSLPSKIVKPSSSSVKSEVMATDYSWLDDKFQWDRKQRVYANGYFEKDHKKNIINQCKEEDEKEFRRFHDHDDGGGESDSSSDLFELKNYDLGYDDSCGLPVYETTHMNNIKRPPMVGSST; this is encoded by the coding sequence ATGAACATGAAGCCGTTCCATCGACGGAACGACGTCGGCGGCGCCGGCGAGAACCTCGACGTGTTCGATCTGTCGTCTTCAAGTCTCATGAGACGTGGCTGGATATCAGGGGGTCCGAGGATGAGCTTAGATATGCCCAACATGAGAAACTCGATCCTCCTCAGAGAAAACAAACAGTCATTAATGGCTTCTTctgttattaataataataataataataataaggagaaGAAACATAAACAGCCAAGTTCACCAGGTGGGAGATTGGCAAGTTTCTTGAATTCTCTCTTCAGccaatcatcttcttcaaagaagaagaaatcgaTGAAATCGGCAGCCACCCAGCAATCGaataaagatgatgatgaaagtccaggaggaggaagaaggaaGAGAAGGAGTAGCATAAGCCATTTTAGAGGATCGGCTACTACTCCAATAAAGACGATGTCTTTACCCAGTAAGATCGTTAAGCCTTCTTCATCATCTGTGAAAAGTGAGGTAATGGCTACAGACTATAGTTGGTTGGATGATAAGTTTCAGTGGGATAGAAAACAGAGGGTTTATGCAAATGGGTATTTCGAGAAAGATCataagaagaatattataaatcaatgtaaggaagaagatgagaaagAATTTAGGAGATTTCATGATCATGATGATGGAGGAGGAGAGAGTGATTCGAGTTCTGATTTGTTTGAATTGAAGAATTATGATCTGGGTTATGATGATTCTTGCGGTTTACCTGTTTATGAGACTACCCATATGAATAACATCAAGAGACCACCTATGGTAGGATCTAGTACATGA